Proteins encoded by one window of Salicibibacter halophilus:
- the hisC gene encoding histidinol-phosphate transaminase — MKPVVDDLKPYEPGKPIEVVKEELGLDSVIKMASNENPHGSSQVVQKQLEQAGTPNLYPDGHARELRQAVAHYLQVEDGQLLFGAGSDEVILLLCRAMLSAQTNTVMATPTFSQYKQNAAVEGARIIEVPLKDGVHDLDAMADCIDDDTRIMWVCNPNNPSGTYVDASDFSAFMKRVPSDVLVVMDEAYGEYVEADDYPNSLEMLNTYENLLILRTFSKMYGLAGLRIGYAVGAESFISKLEPLRPPFNTTTLAQKAAIAALDDQGFVHDCREKNLREKKKLEVFFKDNRCFPYPSEANFLLVDVGINGDRVFDALLHRGIIVRSGEALGFPNCIRVSIGTEKENEQFMASFAEWIQAQNG; from the coding sequence ATGAAACCTGTCGTCGACGATTTAAAACCATATGAACCGGGAAAGCCGATCGAAGTTGTGAAAGAGGAGCTAGGTCTGGATTCGGTCATAAAGATGGCTTCCAATGAAAATCCGCATGGCTCTTCCCAAGTTGTGCAAAAACAACTCGAACAGGCGGGGACACCGAATCTGTATCCGGACGGACACGCGCGAGAGCTACGCCAGGCCGTCGCCCATTATCTGCAAGTGGAAGACGGCCAATTGTTATTTGGCGCCGGATCCGATGAAGTGATTTTACTCCTTTGCCGGGCCATGTTATCTGCACAGACGAACACCGTAATGGCGACACCGACATTTTCCCAGTATAAACAAAATGCAGCTGTAGAAGGAGCTAGGATTATTGAAGTGCCATTGAAAGACGGGGTTCATGATTTAGATGCAATGGCGGATTGCATCGATGATGACACCCGTATTATGTGGGTGTGCAATCCGAATAACCCGTCCGGAACATATGTGGATGCTTCCGATTTTTCCGCCTTTATGAAGCGGGTTCCAAGCGATGTGCTAGTCGTCATGGATGAAGCGTATGGTGAGTACGTGGAGGCAGACGATTATCCGAATTCACTCGAGATGCTGAATACGTATGAGAACTTGCTTATTTTGCGCACCTTTTCGAAAATGTATGGCCTGGCCGGGTTAAGAATCGGTTATGCCGTTGGCGCTGAATCCTTTATTTCGAAGCTGGAACCATTAAGGCCGCCTTTTAATACAACAACATTGGCGCAAAAAGCGGCTATCGCTGCTCTTGATGACCAGGGGTTTGTACATGACTGCCGAGAAAAAAACCTTCGTGAAAAGAAAAAGCTTGAAGTTTTCTTCAAAGACAATCGTTGTTTCCCCTATCCAAGTGAAGCAAATTTTCTTCTTGTGGATGTGGGAATAAACGGAGACCGTGTTTTTGACGCCCTCCTGCACCGTGGAATCATTGTGCGCTCCGGGGAAGCGCTCGGTTTTCCGAATTGCATTCGCGTATCCATAGGAACCGAAAAAGAAAACGAACAATTTATGGCAAGCTTTGCGGAATGGATACAAGCGCAAAATGGGTAA
- a CDS encoding phosphoribosylanthranilate isomerase: protein MTEIKFCGLQSKKDVDSAAATGATALGFVFANSKRQVAPEAVSGWLASVPLKEQKTVAVFVEPNHTEIQTILGSVSFDVLQFHGDESPQFLKEVKKNTGKQVLKAFRHQKGTLDLFSAFAPVADGFIVDAGTKAQKGGTGKRFDWEAVPVYVHFARRLNRPLWIAGGVSPENIRELLSFRPDGIDVSSGIETERQKDRDKMETIVKQVREDGYVVP from the coding sequence GTGACGGAGATTAAATTTTGCGGCTTGCAATCAAAAAAAGATGTAGACAGCGCGGCGGCCACAGGGGCAACCGCCCTCGGTTTCGTGTTTGCAAACAGCAAACGCCAGGTTGCGCCGGAAGCTGTTTCCGGCTGGCTTGCCTCGGTCCCTTTGAAAGAACAAAAAACAGTGGCTGTTTTCGTGGAGCCGAATCATACGGAAATACAAACGATACTAGGAAGCGTTTCTTTCGATGTGTTGCAATTCCATGGCGATGAATCCCCGCAATTTTTAAAAGAAGTCAAGAAAAACACAGGCAAACAAGTGCTCAAAGCGTTTCGCCATCAAAAAGGGACGCTTGACTTATTTAGCGCATTTGCCCCTGTTGCGGATGGGTTTATTGTGGACGCTGGGACGAAGGCGCAAAAAGGAGGGACCGGCAAACGTTTTGACTGGGAAGCAGTACCCGTATACGTGCACTTCGCAAGAAGGTTAAATCGACCCCTTTGGATCGCCGGCGGCGTTTCGCCGGAAAATATAAGAGAACTTCTATCTTTTCGTCCCGACGGCATTGATGTATCCAGCGGGATTGAAACCGAACGCCAGAAAGATCGCGATAAAATGGAGACAATCGTAAAGCAGGTGAGAGAAGATGGCTATGTCGTACCCTGA
- the aroB gene encoding 3-dehydroquinate synthase: protein MQTIEVGSSSGTYAITVGKQLRMTPYRYLPDHFSRKKNRLLILADETVASYYLEDVRAAYAEKLPVHTYVLPAGEAIKSFSGYEEVLTACLEMRLDRESAIIALGGGVIGDLAGFVAATYMRGISLVQMPTTLLAHDSSIGGKTGINHPEGKNMIGAFHQPEAVIYDIEMLDTLPEKEWLCGFGELVKHGYIGDQHLLEQLKGLNQYATFTISDELLASSITVKKEIVHQDEREESIRAYLNFGHTLAHALEQTAGYGVLTHGEAVVNGMVFALYVGRRLGYGGPDPAEEIQWLRAFGYSFAPLNQMNPSQILQAMKRDKKNRGGSIRYVVLANLQQPLIATLGDEQLLTYMDAFKKEMELT, encoded by the coding sequence ATGCAAACGATTGAAGTGGGTTCTTCCTCGGGCACGTACGCGATTACGGTTGGAAAGCAGCTAAGAATGACTCCGTATAGGTATTTGCCGGACCATTTCTCCCGGAAAAAAAACCGCCTGTTGATTCTTGCCGATGAAACGGTGGCTTCCTATTATCTGGAAGACGTCCGCGCTGCATACGCGGAAAAGCTTCCTGTGCATACGTACGTGCTTCCGGCCGGGGAAGCAATAAAATCATTTTCCGGCTATGAAGAAGTATTAACAGCATGCTTGGAAATGCGGCTGGATCGCGAGAGCGCGATCATCGCCCTCGGCGGCGGTGTGATTGGGGATTTGGCAGGATTTGTGGCTGCCACTTATATGCGCGGCATTTCCCTTGTGCAAATGCCGACGACATTGCTTGCCCATGACAGCAGCATTGGCGGGAAAACAGGAATTAATCATCCCGAGGGAAAGAATATGATCGGTGCTTTTCACCAACCGGAAGCGGTAATCTATGATATAGAAATGCTTGATACTCTGCCTGAGAAGGAATGGCTATGCGGATTCGGTGAACTGGTTAAACACGGGTACATTGGAGACCAACATTTGCTGGAGCAATTAAAGGGATTGAATCAATACGCAACCTTCACAATAAGCGATGAGCTTCTGGCTTCCTCGATAACTGTCAAAAAAGAAATTGTCCACCAAGATGAACGGGAAGAAAGCATTCGTGCGTATTTGAATTTCGGGCACACCCTTGCTCACGCCTTGGAACAAACAGCTGGTTACGGGGTGCTGACGCATGGAGAAGCGGTTGTGAACGGCATGGTGTTTGCCTTGTATGTCGGCCGCCGACTCGGTTATGGCGGTCCCGATCCTGCCGAGGAAATCCAATGGTTGCGAGCATTCGGATATTCGTTCGCGCCTCTCAACCAAATGAATCCGAGCCAAATCTTGCAAGCCATGAAGCGGGACAAGAAGAATCGAGGAGGCAGCATTCGATATGTGGTGCTCGCAAATCTTCAACAACCGCTCATCGCCACCCTCGGTGACGAACAACTTTTAACATACATGGATGCTTTCAAGAAGGAGATGGAACTTACATGA
- the trpC gene encoding indole-3-glycerol phosphate synthase TrpC: MLEKIVARKKEDLKFFQLPRREEASPYSLKQSLAFASNRDGIGLIAEIKRASPSKGVLAEDLDVVKRAKAYEAGGADAISVLTDGPYFQGSITDLIAVKQAVNVPVLRKDFIVDERQIEESARIGADAILLIASVLEPDHLKDMAEMAHAVGLETLVEVHTEDELKRLLDVYAPPLLGINNRNLQTFATDTEQTRALSSSVPEGTFIVSESGIHSPEDVAAVAKAGAKAMLIGERLVSDGDPEKTIPDLKKGALLE, from the coding sequence ATGCTTGAGAAAATCGTTGCCCGAAAAAAAGAAGACTTGAAATTTTTCCAGCTTCCTCGCCGTGAAGAAGCGAGCCCCTATTCGTTAAAACAGTCCCTCGCTTTTGCTTCCAATCGTGACGGAATCGGTTTAATCGCGGAAATTAAACGCGCGTCTCCATCAAAAGGAGTGTTGGCAGAAGACCTTGATGTCGTTAAACGGGCAAAGGCATACGAAGCGGGCGGAGCCGATGCGATTTCCGTGCTCACGGACGGCCCCTATTTTCAAGGCTCCATCACGGATCTAATCGCGGTGAAACAAGCGGTTAACGTACCGGTATTGCGGAAAGACTTTATCGTTGATGAACGGCAAATTGAAGAAAGCGCCCGTATCGGTGCCGACGCTATTTTGTTAATTGCTTCGGTTCTTGAACCCGACCATTTAAAAGACATGGCCGAAATGGCTCATGCGGTAGGCTTGGAAACGCTCGTGGAAGTGCATACGGAAGATGAACTTAAACGTTTGCTCGACGTTTACGCCCCTCCCCTTCTCGGGATTAATAATCGCAACTTGCAAACATTTGCAACGGACACGGAACAGACGCGCGCGTTGTCTTCCTCTGTCCCGGAGGGGACTTTTATCGTAAGTGAAAGCGGCATTCACAGCCCCGAAGATGTCGCTGCAGTAGCGAAGGCAGGTGCCAAAGCCATGTTAATCGGGGAGAGGCTCGTTTCTGACGGGGATCCGGAAAAAACGATCCCGGATTTAAAGAAAGGGGCGCTTCTCGAGTGA
- the aroH gene encoding chorismate mutase, with translation MRGIRGATTVDYNEAEHIWTRTRHLLEEMVEANNVCPEQVVHIWFTVTSDIDAAFPAKATRRLPGDWSHVPVMCATEIPVPNSLPRCIRVMVTANTEVSPRDIHHVFQEDAIKLRPDLTKQAGGDYAKKEKSRKEV, from the coding sequence ATGAGAGGCATTCGCGGAGCGACAACGGTTGATTATAATGAAGCGGAACATATATGGACGCGGACGAGGCACTTGTTAGAGGAAATGGTTGAGGCAAACAATGTCTGCCCTGAACAAGTGGTTCACATCTGGTTTACCGTGACATCGGACATTGATGCAGCTTTTCCCGCGAAAGCCACTCGCAGGCTCCCGGGAGACTGGTCGCATGTGCCGGTGATGTGCGCGACTGAAATTCCGGTGCCGAACAGTTTGCCGCGTTGCATTCGCGTAATGGTAACAGCTAATACTGAGGTTTCCCCGCGGGATATTCATCATGTCTTTCAGGAGGATGCTATAAAACTACGGCCGGATTTGACAAAACAAGCCGGTGGGGATTATGCTAAAAAAGAGAAAAGCCGCAAAGAAGTATAG
- the trpA gene encoding tryptophan synthase subunit alpha: MNNVEQAARAAGERLFVPYMMAGDPSFDASVEIAFTLQESGAHILELGVPYADPLADGPVIQEAGMRAFEEEMILSKTFSLVRAIRERGVTIPIVLFCYVNPLLRYGIHAGVDAAGSAGADGWLIPDLPYEENDEIRTSCHQRELELVSLVAPTSKERIQKIAMQAEGFLYCVSSLGVTGVRKTFDERLDAFLQEAKKYSNVPLAIGFGVSSNEQVRAIHRQGYGVIVGSAIVREIGKHKDDLRQTDLRPGALKNIQSFVETLVSS; encoded by the coding sequence ATGAATAACGTTGAACAAGCTGCCCGTGCAGCAGGCGAACGCCTGTTTGTCCCGTATATGATGGCCGGAGACCCTTCCTTTGATGCTTCCGTCGAGATCGCCTTCACCCTGCAGGAAAGCGGTGCCCATATTTTGGAATTAGGCGTCCCGTATGCGGATCCGCTCGCTGACGGTCCGGTCATTCAGGAAGCCGGCATGCGTGCGTTTGAAGAGGAGATGATCCTTTCGAAAACATTTTCACTTGTACGGGCCATTCGTGAACGGGGTGTAACGATTCCTATCGTTCTTTTTTGTTACGTCAATCCGTTATTAAGGTATGGCATTCATGCCGGCGTTGATGCCGCGGGCTCTGCAGGAGCAGACGGTTGGCTTATTCCGGATCTCCCATATGAGGAAAATGATGAAATACGTACCAGTTGCCATCAACGTGAATTAGAGCTCGTCTCCCTTGTTGCACCGACCTCAAAGGAACGGATACAAAAAATAGCGATGCAGGCGGAAGGTTTTTTATACTGCGTATCCAGTTTGGGTGTTACCGGTGTTCGGAAAACATTCGACGAGCGATTGGATGCATTTTTGCAGGAAGCAAAAAAATACAGCAACGTGCCACTAGCAATAGGGTTCGGCGTTTCCAGCAATGAACAAGTGAGGGCGATTCACCGGCAAGGGTACGGGGTGATCGTCGGAAGCGCGATTGTGCGGGAAATTGGCAAACATAAGGATGATTTGCGACAAACGGATTTACGCCCTGGAGCATTGAAAAATATCCAATCATTTGTAGAAACGCTCGTTTCGTCGTAA
- the aroC gene encoding chorismate synthase: MRFLTAGESHGPGLTTIIEGVPAHLPLVQSDINDELKRRQGGYGRGRRMKIEKDLVEITSGVRHGKTTGAPIALSVTNDDFVHWSKVMGIDALHPEDEKMVRNKTISRPRPGHADLNGAIKYNHRDMRNVLERSSARETTMRVAAGSVAKKLLKALGINVGVHVINIGGIKGEAHYEDVHDLIQRAEASDVRCVDEAASEKMKEAIDEAKKNGDSIGGVVQVVAEGVPIGVGSHVHYDRKLDGKLAGAVMSINAFKGVEVGIGFEAANLPGSQVHDEIAWDEEKGYHRKSNRLGGFEGGMTNGMPVKINGVMKPIPTLYKPLQSVDIASKEPFSASIERSDSCAVPAAAVVCENVIAFELADAIVDMFGHDRFDRIQEAIERHRAEAREF; encoded by the coding sequence ATGCGCTTTCTAACGGCCGGTGAATCTCATGGTCCGGGATTGACAACGATTATAGAAGGAGTGCCGGCACATCTTCCGCTTGTTCAAAGTGACATTAATGATGAATTAAAAAGACGCCAAGGCGGATATGGACGTGGCCGGCGCATGAAAATTGAAAAAGACCTCGTGGAGATTACGAGCGGGGTGCGTCACGGGAAAACGACGGGAGCACCGATTGCCCTTTCGGTTACAAACGATGATTTTGTGCACTGGTCAAAGGTGATGGGAATTGATGCTTTGCATCCGGAAGATGAAAAAATGGTTAGGAACAAAACGATTTCGCGCCCTCGTCCGGGGCACGCGGATTTAAACGGGGCTATTAAGTACAACCACCGTGACATGCGCAATGTGCTTGAGCGTTCCTCAGCCCGGGAAACAACGATGCGTGTCGCGGCCGGAAGCGTGGCGAAAAAGCTGTTAAAAGCTTTGGGCATTAATGTCGGCGTCCATGTGATCAACATTGGCGGGATCAAAGGCGAAGCCCATTACGAGGATGTCCATGATTTAATCCAGCGGGCGGAAGCGTCCGATGTCCGCTGTGTCGATGAAGCAGCAAGTGAAAAAATGAAAGAAGCGATTGATGAAGCCAAAAAGAATGGTGATTCCATAGGCGGTGTCGTTCAAGTCGTGGCGGAAGGAGTGCCGATCGGTGTCGGGAGCCATGTTCATTATGACCGGAAGCTGGACGGGAAACTAGCAGGTGCCGTAATGAGCATCAATGCATTTAAAGGCGTGGAGGTCGGTATCGGTTTCGAAGCGGCAAATCTCCCCGGGAGCCAAGTGCATGATGAAATTGCCTGGGATGAAGAAAAAGGGTATCATCGCAAGAGCAATCGTCTCGGTGGTTTTGAAGGCGGAATGACAAATGGCATGCCTGTTAAAATCAATGGGGTAATGAAGCCGATCCCTACGCTATATAAACCGCTGCAAAGTGTGGATATTGCTTCAAAAGAACCTTTTTCCGCATCCATTGAGCGTTCCGACAGTTGCGCTGTCCCGGCGGCGGCAGTCGTTTGTGAAAATGTAATTGCGTTCGAACTGGCAGATGCCATCGTGGATATGTTCGGCCATGACCGTTTTGATCGCATCCAAGAAGCGATTGAGCGACATCGGGCCGAAGCGAGGGAATTTTAA
- the trpD gene encoding anthranilate phosphoribosyltransferase — protein sequence MIQHVLRSLLEGETLSEETAEAVMSEIMSGETEESQIGSFLTFLRYRNETVEELTGFARAMRKNAVPVSRPPHTRLLDTCGTGGDQRSTFNISTATAIGVSACGVAVAKHGNRYVSSKSGSADVLETLNVPIDTDPSELETAINEKGLSFLYAPLYHQAMKHVAKARKSLGFRTIFNILGPLTNPANADVQVVGVFDQDYGKMMAEVLKRLGTERALFVTGEDGIDEITVSGKTYVTELDGHRIRSYTIEPEMFGVQRGALSDIQVSSVDESAALIRDIFSNRASKNATQVFLLNMAAGLYVSGTEKSWEDAYERARHALADGTVLAHFQQLQRKAGKIHA from the coding sequence ATGATCCAGCATGTTTTACGTTCCCTTCTTGAGGGAGAAACCCTGTCGGAAGAGACGGCCGAAGCCGTAATGAGCGAAATCATGAGCGGAGAGACGGAAGAAAGCCAAATCGGAAGTTTCTTAACCTTTCTTCGTTACCGGAATGAAACCGTTGAGGAGTTAACGGGTTTTGCGCGAGCGATGCGTAAAAATGCCGTGCCCGTGTCCCGCCCACCTCACACACGTTTGCTTGATACGTGTGGAACGGGGGGAGACCAGCGTTCCACCTTTAACATTTCGACGGCGACGGCCATTGGCGTTAGCGCATGCGGCGTCGCCGTCGCCAAACACGGAAATCGTTATGTTTCCTCGAAAAGCGGCAGTGCCGATGTGTTGGAAACGTTAAATGTTCCCATTGACACTGATCCGTCCGAGCTGGAAACGGCGATTAACGAAAAAGGCCTTTCTTTTTTGTACGCCCCCTTGTATCATCAAGCGATGAAACACGTAGCAAAAGCGCGAAAGTCACTGGGATTCCGCACGATTTTCAATATTCTCGGACCGTTGACGAACCCGGCCAATGCCGACGTCCAAGTCGTAGGCGTGTTCGACCAGGATTATGGTAAAATGATGGCTGAGGTGTTAAAACGCTTGGGAACGGAACGGGCGTTGTTTGTCACCGGCGAGGATGGGATCGATGAGATCACGGTCAGCGGGAAAACGTATGTGACCGAGTTAGACGGTCATCGCATACGTTCGTATACGATTGAACCGGAGATGTTCGGGGTGCAAAGAGGCGCCCTTTCCGATATTCAGGTTTCTTCCGTAGACGAAAGTGCTGCACTTATCCGGGATATTTTTAGCAACCGCGCATCGAAGAATGCAACACAAGTATTTTTGCTCAACATGGCTGCCGGGTTGTATGTGAGCGGAACGGAAAAAAGCTGGGAGGACGCTTATGAACGTGCGCGCCATGCGTTGGCGGACGGCACGGTTCTTGCCCATTTCCAGCAACTGCAAAGAAAGGCAGGAAAAATTCATGCTTGA
- a CDS encoding CheR family methyltransferase, with product MEEDYRYFKAAILERTGIDLSLYKERQMKRRLESLYKRHRFRSFRAFFHEGVLNDPALLQAFLDKMTINVSEFYRNKKRWDFFEEVILAELLQKREKLKFWSAACSSGEEAYTAAIITDKHLDLANVSIVATDIDTKALKKADAGFYKEVAVRDMPNEEKQRVFVQEANGYRIKPMFKEAVRFQRCNLLTDLYPRGNDLIICRNTLIYFTGKAKEGILHGFNRALKNGGFLFVGNTEQIFSPETYGFEQAGDFFYRKRNAL from the coding sequence ATGGAGGAAGATTATAGGTATTTCAAAGCAGCGATTTTAGAGCGGACAGGGATTGATTTATCTTTATATAAGGAAAGGCAAATGAAGCGGAGACTCGAATCCCTGTATAAACGGCATCGTTTTCGTTCCTTTCGTGCATTTTTTCATGAAGGAGTGCTAAACGATCCCGCGCTTTTACAAGCTTTCCTGGATAAAATGACGATTAACGTGTCAGAATTTTACCGAAACAAGAAGCGCTGGGATTTCTTTGAAGAGGTAATTCTGGCTGAGTTGCTGCAGAAACGGGAAAAGTTGAAATTTTGGTCGGCCGCTTGTTCCTCCGGAGAAGAAGCTTATACGGCAGCCATCATTACGGACAAGCATCTCGATCTTGCGAATGTTTCCATCGTGGCGACGGATATCGATACGAAGGCCTTGAAAAAGGCGGACGCGGGTTTTTATAAAGAAGTAGCGGTACGGGACATGCCAAATGAGGAGAAGCAACGCGTTTTTGTCCAAGAAGCAAACGGTTATCGCATCAAACCAATGTTTAAAGAAGCCGTTCGCTTCCAACGATGTAACCTGTTGACGGATCTTTATCCCCGTGGCAATGACTTGATTATCTGCCGCAATACGCTTATCTATTTTACCGGCAAAGCCAAAGAGGGAATTTTGCACGGTTTTAACCGTGCGTTAAAGAACGGGGGATTTCTGTTCGTTGGGAACACGGAGCAAATCTTTTCACCGGAAACTTATGGGTTTGAACAAGCGGGGGACTTTTTTTACCGTAAACGAAACGCTTTATAG
- the trpB gene encoding tryptophan synthase subunit beta has translation MAMSYPDARGRYGEFGGKYVPETVMAALEELEAGFQEALADPAFMENYEEVLQTYAGRTTPLTYADRLSRHVGGAEIYLKREDLLHTGAHKINNAIGQALLAVRMGKKKIVAETGAGQHGVATATAAAKYGLECKIFMGAKDMKRQRLNVFRMELLGAEVVPATSGSETLKDATNEAIRYWVANVDDTMYLIGSVVGPHPYPKIVREFQRIIGKEAKAQMEETPAAVIACVGGGSNAMGIFSAFLADEQVQLYGAEAAGHGIITNEHAASLSKGSPGVIHGALTYLLQDEAGQISEPYSISAGLDYPGIGPEHAHLSESGRVNYEPISDDEAMEALVLLTKTEGILPALESAHALALAMKKAKRMQSTEKILVCLSGRGDKDVETISNVQKGKEDIDE, from the coding sequence ATGGCTATGTCGTACCCTGATGCACGCGGCCGGTACGGAGAGTTTGGCGGAAAATACGTACCCGAAACGGTGATGGCTGCGCTTGAGGAACTGGAGGCCGGCTTTCAAGAAGCATTGGCGGATCCGGCGTTTATGGAAAACTATGAAGAAGTGCTGCAAACGTACGCGGGCAGAACTACGCCACTCACGTATGCGGACCGCCTGTCTCGGCACGTAGGCGGTGCGGAAATCTATTTAAAAAGAGAAGATTTGTTGCATACCGGAGCCCATAAAATCAATAACGCCATTGGGCAGGCTTTGCTGGCTGTGCGGATGGGGAAGAAAAAAATTGTCGCGGAAACAGGCGCAGGACAGCACGGTGTCGCCACCGCTACCGCAGCCGCCAAATATGGGTTGGAATGCAAGATTTTTATGGGTGCGAAAGATATGAAACGGCAACGCCTCAATGTGTTTCGCATGGAATTATTAGGTGCCGAAGTTGTGCCGGCAACAAGCGGAAGCGAAACATTAAAAGATGCCACCAATGAAGCCATCCGCTACTGGGTGGCCAACGTCGATGATACGATGTATTTAATCGGCTCTGTGGTCGGCCCCCACCCATATCCTAAAATTGTTCGCGAGTTCCAACGCATTATCGGAAAAGAGGCAAAAGCGCAAATGGAAGAAACGCCTGCAGCCGTGATTGCCTGTGTCGGCGGAGGAAGCAATGCCATGGGAATATTCAGTGCGTTCCTTGCTGATGAACAGGTGCAATTATACGGGGCGGAAGCTGCAGGGCACGGCATTATCACAAACGAACATGCCGCGAGTCTCAGCAAAGGGTCCCCCGGGGTGATTCACGGCGCGCTCACGTACTTGCTGCAAGATGAAGCGGGCCAAATCAGCGAACCTTATTCCATTTCGGCAGGCCTTGATTATCCGGGGATTGGTCCGGAACACGCCCATTTATCCGAATCAGGGCGTGTAAACTATGAACCGATCAGCGATGATGAAGCGATGGAAGCCCTCGTGTTGCTTACAAAAACGGAAGGGATATTGCCTGCCCTGGAAAGCGCTCATGCACTCGCGCTTGCGATGAAAAAGGCTAAGCGTATGCAGTCGACGGAAAAAATACTCGTTTGCCTGTCCGGACGGGGCGACAAAGACGTAGAAACGATAAGCAATGTTCAAAAAGGAAAGGAAGACATCGATGAATAA
- the trpE gene encoding anthranilate synthase component I — protein sequence MVTSHDSFVKESEKYRLVPIIKRMFADTTTPIQMFRQLQDSAVCLLESNDRTSDWSRYSFVGLHAAYQLTENKQGFELTTADGTALVTEPDMQTAFQQAFKILSPSPAADSNVPFPGGAVGALPYDAVMHQEKTIDKPKEEAIESVHFLFCETMIAFDHDQATITIVHYKDCAGRLPEDVYREGKDYVDSLVKRMQENYPSTFSGQFPEKKAPSFDRVSPNFTREAFLSAVEKIKAYIAQGDVFQTVLSQRFECDLHTSAFMIYRVLRHLNPSPYMFFLKLGEKEIVGSSPERLVEVKTGEVEIHPIAGTRKRGRSNKEDNALAEEMLASPKERAEHQMLVDLARNDVGRVARYGTVRTPVFMEVGKFSHVMHIISKVRGELNSDVHPLTALLAGFPAGTVSGAPKVRAMEILQELEPTNRGIYAGGIAYIAYNGYIDSCIAIRTMVVENNRVRIQAGAGVVADSVPEEEYEETRNKAAALLSAIEIAEEMSIEEMSR from the coding sequence ATGGTCACATCCCATGATTCCTTTGTCAAAGAATCCGAAAAATACCGGCTTGTTCCTATCATTAAGCGAATGTTTGCCGATACGACGACACCGATTCAAATGTTCAGACAATTACAGGATAGCGCTGTCTGTTTGCTTGAAAGCAATGACCGCACATCCGATTGGTCACGCTATTCATTTGTCGGCTTACACGCTGCTTATCAGTTAACGGAAAACAAACAAGGGTTTGAGCTCACAACAGCGGACGGGACAGCACTTGTTACCGAGCCTGACATGCAAACGGCTTTCCAACAAGCCTTTAAGATTTTGAGCCCATCCCCGGCTGCCGATAGCAATGTTCCTTTTCCGGGTGGAGCCGTTGGCGCCCTGCCTTATGATGCGGTCATGCACCAGGAAAAAACCATTGACAAACCGAAGGAAGAGGCAATTGAATCCGTGCATTTCCTGTTCTGCGAGACGATGATCGCTTTTGATCACGATCAGGCAACGATTACGATCGTCCACTACAAGGATTGCGCAGGACGATTGCCGGAGGATGTTTACAGGGAAGGAAAGGATTATGTTGATTCGCTTGTGAAGCGTATGCAAGAAAATTATCCATCGACTTTTTCCGGTCAATTTCCGGAAAAAAAAGCCCCTTCTTTTGATAGAGTGTCGCCAAACTTTACGCGCGAAGCTTTTTTATCAGCAGTGGAAAAAATAAAAGCGTATATTGCACAAGGGGATGTATTTCAGACGGTTCTTTCCCAACGCTTTGAATGCGATCTTCATACATCTGCGTTTATGATTTACCGTGTATTGCGTCATTTAAATCCATCTCCGTATATGTTTTTTCTGAAACTTGGCGAAAAAGAAATCGTGGGGAGCTCGCCGGAGCGTCTTGTAGAAGTAAAGACGGGCGAAGTGGAAATCCATCCGATTGCCGGCACAAGAAAACGAGGCCGAAGCAACAAAGAGGATAACGCGCTCGCGGAAGAAATGCTTGCGTCGCCAAAGGAGCGGGCAGAGCATCAAATGCTGGTGGACTTGGCCAGAAACGATGTCGGGCGCGTAGCACGATACGGGACGGTGCGCACACCGGTTTTTATGGAAGTAGGGAAATTTTCACATGTGATGCACATTATCTCCAAAGTGAGAGGCGAGTTGAATTCAGATGTTCACCCTTTGACGGCATTGCTTGCCGGCTTTCCGGCCGGAACTGTCTCGGGTGCGCCAAAAGTGCGGGCCATGGAAATTCTCCAGGAGTTAGAACCGACAAACCGAGGAATTTATGCCGGAGGCATAGCCTATATTGCTTATAACGGTTATATCGATTCTTGCATCGCCATTCGAACGATGGTGGTGGAGAACAATCGCGTTCGCATACAAGCCGGAGCCGGAGTTGTTGCCGATTCGGTGCCGGAAGAAGAGTACGAGGAAACGAGGAATAAAGCCGCGGCACTTTTGAGTGCCATTGAAATAGCAGAAGAGATGAGTATAGAGGAGATGAGCAGATGA